One Paraburkholderia caffeinilytica DNA segment encodes these proteins:
- a CDS encoding LysR family transcriptional regulator — MDRIDAMKVFVCALDEGSLAAAGRRLGRSPAAVSRAIAFLEAHVGMALLHRTTRTIKLSEAGERYAASCRRILTDLEEADLMIAGERAAPRGTLTLTAPVAAGQDFLRPLLDEFVDQYPEVTARLYLLDRPASLIDEGIDVALRIAHLADSTLIAMPVGEVRRVVVAAPRYLANHPRLTEPADLARHRIISMTHFGVDSWSFPSSNNSAAPQTVHFTPRLIVNSVQGAVASAVEGHGVTRLFSYHVADQVRDASLKIVLTGYEQAPLPVHLLTPQGRLAVPKVRAFVDFAVPRLRAQFSALKAITDAD, encoded by the coding sequence ATGGATCGGATCGATGCGATGAAGGTCTTCGTCTGCGCCCTCGACGAGGGCAGCCTTGCCGCGGCGGGCCGGCGCCTCGGCCGCTCGCCCGCCGCCGTGAGCCGGGCGATTGCGTTTCTCGAAGCGCACGTCGGCATGGCGCTACTGCATCGCACCACGCGCACGATCAAACTGAGCGAAGCCGGCGAGCGTTACGCCGCCTCGTGCCGGCGAATCCTGACCGACCTCGAAGAAGCCGATCTGATGATTGCCGGCGAACGCGCCGCGCCGCGCGGCACGCTGACGCTGACCGCGCCCGTGGCCGCCGGCCAGGACTTTCTGCGCCCGCTGCTCGACGAGTTCGTGGACCAGTATCCCGAGGTCACCGCGCGCCTCTACCTGCTCGACCGCCCCGCCAGCCTGATCGACGAAGGGATCGACGTCGCGTTGCGCATTGCCCACCTGGCCGATTCGACGCTGATCGCAATGCCGGTCGGCGAAGTACGCCGCGTGGTGGTTGCCGCCCCGCGCTATCTCGCCAACCATCCGCGTCTCACGGAACCTGCCGATCTCGCCCGGCACCGGATTATTTCGATGACGCACTTCGGCGTCGATTCGTGGAGCTTTCCGTCGTCGAACAATTCCGCCGCGCCACAAACCGTGCACTTCACGCCGCGGCTGATCGTCAACAGCGTGCAGGGTGCGGTGGCCTCAGCCGTCGAAGGACACGGCGTCACGCGGCTTTTCTCGTATCACGTCGCCGATCAGGTTCGTGACGCCTCGTTGAAGATCGTGCTGACCGGTTACGAGCAGGCGCCGCTCCCCGTTCATCTGCTCACGCCGCAAGGCCGTCTCGCGGTGCCGAAAGTCCGGGCTTTCGTCGACTTCGCGGTGCCGCGCCTGCGCGCCCAATTCAGCGCGCTCAAAGCGATCACCGACGCGGATTAA
- a CDS encoding VOC family protein, whose translation MINLRELRYVRLGTRDLDAATKYAADILGLQPVRREGGWAYLRSDERDHTLVYFEGDPNDHTIAFDVITNEALEHAGAVLEQNSFRIHAGSRDECDRRRVRDFISFRDPSGNQIELVCGALHSGRRYFPSRDAGITGFSHVGLRTSDPQRDEMFWTKLCNARVSDWIGPAPLLRIDEVHHRVALFPSSFAGIQHINHQVESIDDLMRAWYILREKGISIRFGPGRHPTSGAIFLYFEGPDGMTYEYSTGVRLIRPDEEATWRPRQFPFDPTGFCMWGAKPDIPEFQT comes from the coding sequence ATGATCAATTTGCGCGAACTCCGGTATGTTCGGCTCGGTACCCGCGACCTTGACGCCGCGACGAAGTATGCCGCCGATATCCTTGGATTACAGCCAGTGCGCCGCGAGGGTGGGTGGGCGTACCTGCGCTCCGATGAGCGCGATCACACGCTGGTCTATTTCGAGGGTGATCCGAACGACCATACCATCGCTTTCGATGTCATCACGAACGAGGCGCTCGAACATGCGGGTGCGGTGTTGGAGCAGAACAGTTTCCGCATACACGCCGGAAGTCGCGACGAGTGCGACCGACGTCGCGTACGCGACTTCATCAGCTTCAGAGACCCGTCGGGTAACCAGATCGAATTGGTGTGCGGCGCCCTGCATAGCGGCCGTCGTTATTTTCCGTCACGCGACGCCGGAATCACCGGCTTCAGCCATGTGGGGCTACGCACCAGCGATCCCCAACGCGACGAGATGTTCTGGACGAAACTGTGCAATGCGCGCGTTAGCGACTGGATCGGGCCTGCACCGCTGCTGAGGATCGACGAGGTGCATCACAGAGTCGCCCTCTTCCCGTCCTCGTTCGCCGGCATTCAACATATCAATCACCAGGTTGAAAGTATCGACGACCTGATGCGTGCCTGGTACATCCTGCGTGAAAAAGGGATATCGATCCGGTTTGGTCCGGGGCGCCATCCGACGTCGGGCGCCATCTTTCTTTACTTTGAGGGGCCCGACGGAATGACTTATGAATATTCGACGGGCGTTCGCCTGATCAGGCCGGACGAGGAGGCGACATGGCGCCCCCGCCAGTTCCCGTTCGATCCCACCGGCTTCTGCATGTGGGGCGCCAAACCCGACATTCCAGAGTTTCAAACCTGA
- a CDS encoding SDR family NAD(P)-dependent oxidoreductase, with protein sequence MNAQNKTVVITGASSGIGFALTQAYLERGYNVVGNARTIERLNAAADKLGAPSNFLAVAGDIAEPETARVLFERAIAAFGRVDILVNNAGIFIAKPVSEYTTEDFDAIVGTNLKGFFYPTQQAAAHMSANRAGHIVNISASIALQPNVSVPALLPVLIKGGINAATRGLALELAAHNVQVSAVAPGIIDTPLHDSGSHEFLRSMQPAGRIGAVQDIVDAVLYLTDANFVTGVIVPVDGGTTAGRW encoded by the coding sequence ATGAACGCGCAAAACAAGACTGTCGTCATCACCGGTGCATCGAGCGGTATCGGCTTTGCACTGACCCAAGCCTATCTGGAGCGCGGCTACAACGTCGTCGGCAATGCCCGCACGATCGAGCGCCTGAACGCCGCCGCCGACAAACTCGGCGCCCCGTCGAACTTCCTCGCCGTGGCGGGCGATATCGCGGAGCCCGAAACAGCACGTGTGCTGTTCGAGCGCGCGATCGCGGCGTTCGGCCGTGTCGACATTCTGGTGAACAACGCGGGCATCTTTATCGCGAAGCCCGTGAGCGAGTACACGACGGAAGATTTCGACGCCATTGTCGGCACCAATCTCAAAGGCTTCTTCTATCCGACGCAGCAAGCCGCCGCGCACATGTCGGCCAACCGCGCGGGACACATCGTGAATATCTCGGCGAGTATCGCGCTTCAACCGAACGTCAGCGTGCCGGCCTTGCTGCCGGTGCTGATCAAAGGCGGCATTAACGCGGCGACCCGCGGCCTCGCGCTCGAACTGGCTGCGCACAACGTGCAGGTGTCGGCCGTCGCGCCCGGCATCATCGACACGCCGCTGCACGACAGCGGCTCGCACGAGTTCCTCAGGTCGATGCAACCCGCGGGCCGGATCGGTGCGGTTCAGGACATTGTCGATGCCGTACTCTATCTGACCGATGCGAATTTCGTGACCGGCGTCATCGTGCCTGTGGATGGCGGGACGACGGCCGGCCGGTGGTAA
- a CDS encoding LacI family DNA-binding transcriptional regulator translates to MPDSPNAPSTVRTPANRARRNTGRTVLSDVAKLAGVSTATVSRVYNEPDKVSANVRERVEQAALTLNWFPNAAGRALASTRSHIAGIIIPTLDDQVFASQVSAMQAAFAARGITLVLGCSNYDPAQALVQVRAMLARGVEAMAVVGEAHPPELFEALRRYRVPYAITYAYRKDSPHVCFGFDNHAAYTEITEHLIGLGHRSFAVCIQPTRDNDRVQARMAGIRTTLERHGLAVRPEHMFEGKSTIEFGRRSLHSIWQAPCERPTAIVCGNDHIALGVLREAEELGIAIPGELSVTGFDDLEIAKAIRPALTTMRVDTYEIGRLTAQYLLDVLDGKHPQHGHEVRALFQLRQSTGPSAR, encoded by the coding sequence ATGCCCGACTCCCCCAACGCTCCGTCCACCGTCCGAACTCCGGCGAACCGTGCCCGCCGCAACACGGGCCGCACCGTGCTGTCCGATGTCGCCAAGCTCGCGGGGGTGTCGACGGCGACCGTATCGCGGGTCTACAACGAACCGGACAAGGTCTCGGCGAACGTGCGCGAGCGTGTCGAACAGGCCGCGCTCACGCTCAACTGGTTTCCCAACGCGGCCGGCCGTGCGCTTGCGTCCACGCGCAGTCACATTGCCGGCATCATCATTCCCACGCTGGACGATCAGGTGTTCGCATCGCAGGTGAGCGCCATGCAGGCCGCGTTCGCGGCGCGCGGCATCACACTCGTGCTCGGCTGCTCGAACTACGATCCGGCGCAGGCGCTAGTGCAGGTGCGCGCCATGCTCGCACGCGGCGTCGAGGCGATGGCCGTGGTGGGCGAGGCTCATCCGCCCGAACTGTTCGAGGCGTTGCGGCGCTATCGCGTGCCTTATGCGATCACGTATGCGTATCGCAAGGACAGCCCACATGTCTGCTTCGGCTTCGACAATCACGCCGCCTATACGGAGATCACCGAACACCTGATCGGCCTCGGGCATCGCTCGTTCGCGGTCTGCATCCAGCCGACGCGCGACAACGATCGCGTGCAGGCGCGCATGGCGGGCATCCGCACGACGCTCGAACGCCACGGACTCGCGGTGCGGCCGGAGCACATGTTCGAAGGCAAATCGACGATCGAATTCGGGCGGCGCAGCCTGCACTCGATCTGGCAGGCGCCGTGCGAGCGCCCGACCGCGATCGTCTGCGGCAACGATCACATCGCGCTGGGTGTCCTGCGCGAGGCGGAGGAACTGGGTATCGCGATTCCCGGCGAATTATCCGTGACGGGCTTCGACGATCTCGAGATCGCGAAAGCGATACGCCCCGCGCTCACGACGATGCGAGTCGACACGTACGAGATCGGGCGGCTTACCGCGCAGTATCTGCTCGATGTGCTCGACGGCAAGCACCCGCAGCATGGACACGAAGTGCGTGCGCTATTTCAACTAAGGCAATCGACCGGGCCGAGCGCGCGATAG
- a CDS encoding ABC transporter transmembrane domain-containing protein, whose protein sequence is MPDAVPSPPPASPSSPSSRIGPLFALFPFLRPYAGRWALAFLALVTSAGATLVLPVAFKYLIDRGFAGGDRAHIDRYFFALFVVSLVLAGATALRFYLVSWLGERVTADMRRAVYDHVLGMSPQFFETTQTGEVLSRLTADTTLIQTVVGTSLSLGLRNFFLLTGGVAMLAVTSPVLSGYIIATLVVVVAPIVIFGRRVRRLSRASQDKLANTSALAGEVLNAMPTVQSYTQEPFEVRRFAGAVEAAFETALTRIRARAWLTAVVIVLVFSAIVFVLWLGAQAVLAGRMTAGQLSQFILYAVFTAGAVGAVAEVWGDLQRAAGATERLLQLLAARSPVLQAGTTVALPARGEGIRFDNVSFSYPSRPGIAALSALSLDVRPGEHVALVGPSGAGKTTLFQLLLRFYDPQSGSILINGVPTRDVPLVELRKEIGVVLQESVIFSGSVLDNIRYGAPDATLAQVQRAADMAAAAGFIDELPEGYDTFLGERGVRLSGGQRQRIAIARAILKNPPILLLDEATSALDAASERLVQKALDNAAQNRTTLVIAHRLATVQQADRIVVLEQGRIVAQGRHAELLRSSPLYAQLAALQFGEQLGQTA, encoded by the coding sequence ATGCCAGACGCTGTCCCGTCTCCGCCGCCTGCATCACCTTCGTCACCTTCGTCGCGTATCGGCCCCCTGTTTGCCCTGTTTCCGTTCCTGCGCCCCTATGCCGGCCGCTGGGCGTTGGCGTTCCTCGCGCTGGTGACCTCGGCGGGCGCCACGCTGGTGTTGCCGGTGGCGTTCAAATACCTGATCGACCGTGGCTTCGCGGGCGGCGACCGGGCGCACATCGATCGCTATTTCTTCGCGCTATTCGTCGTTTCGCTGGTGCTGGCCGGCGCCACGGCGCTGCGCTTCTATCTCGTGTCATGGCTGGGCGAGCGGGTCACCGCCGACATGCGGCGCGCGGTCTACGACCACGTGCTGGGGATGAGTCCGCAGTTCTTCGAGACCACGCAGACCGGCGAAGTGCTGTCACGCCTCACCGCCGACACCACCTTGATCCAGACGGTGGTGGGCACCAGCCTGTCGCTGGGATTGCGCAACTTCTTCCTGTTGACAGGCGGCGTGGCGATGCTGGCGGTGACGAGCCCGGTGCTGTCCGGCTACATCATCGCGACGCTGGTCGTGGTGGTCGCGCCTATCGTGATCTTCGGCCGGCGCGTGCGGCGGCTTTCGCGCGCCAGTCAGGACAAGCTTGCGAACACCAGCGCGTTGGCAGGCGAGGTGCTCAATGCCATGCCGACCGTGCAGTCGTACACGCAGGAGCCCTTCGAGGTGCGGCGCTTCGCCGGCGCGGTGGAGGCGGCCTTTGAGACCGCGCTCACGCGCATTCGCGCACGCGCCTGGTTGACCGCCGTGGTGATCGTGCTGGTGTTCAGCGCCATCGTGTTCGTGCTGTGGCTCGGAGCGCAGGCGGTGCTGGCCGGGCGGATGACGGCAGGCCAGTTGTCCCAGTTCATTCTCTACGCGGTGTTCACGGCCGGCGCGGTGGGGGCGGTCGCCGAGGTGTGGGGCGATCTGCAGCGCGCGGCCGGCGCCACCGAACGTTTGCTGCAACTACTGGCGGCGCGCTCGCCGGTGCTGCAGGCCGGGACCACGGTCGCGCTGCCGGCGCGAGGCGAGGGCATCCGCTTCGACAACGTCAGCTTCTCGTATCCGTCGCGCCCCGGCATTGCCGCGCTCTCCGCGCTCTCGCTCGATGTCCGTCCGGGCGAGCATGTCGCCCTGGTCGGGCCGTCGGGCGCGGGCAAAACCACGCTGTTCCAGCTGCTGTTGCGCTTTTACGATCCGCAGTCCGGCAGCATCCTGATCAATGGCGTCCCGACGCGCGATGTGCCGCTCGTCGAGTTGCGCAAGGAAATCGGCGTGGTGCTGCAGGAATCGGTGATCTTTTCTGGCAGCGTGCTCGACAACATCCGCTACGGCGCGCCGGATGCCACGCTCGCGCAAGTGCAACGAGCGGCCGACATGGCCGCCGCGGCCGGCTTTATCGATGAACTGCCCGAAGGCTACGACACCTTTCTTGGCGAGCGTGGCGTGCGACTGTCCGGCGGACAGCGCCAGCGCATTGCGATCGCTCGCGCGATCCTGAAGAATCCGCCCATCCTGCTGCTGGACGAAGCGACCAGCGCGCTCGATGCCGCCAGCGAACGGCTGGTGCAGAAAGCGTTGGACAATGCCGCGCAGAACCGCACCACACTGGTCATCGCGCACCGTCTTGCGACCGTGCAACAGGCCGATCGCATTGTCGTGCTGGAACAAGGCCGCATTGTCGCGCAGGGCCGTCACGCCGAACTCCTTCGGAGTTCGCCGCTCTATGCCCAGCTTGCCGCCTTGCAGTTCGGCGAGCAGTTGGGGCAAACGGCGTAG
- a CDS encoding MFS transporter, whose amino-acid sequence MATIRTVDVQDFINSHKLSTYQLLIVALCFLTVAFDGFDTASAGFIAPAIRKQWALSALQLAPVFGGGLFGLMIGALLFGPLADRFGRKPILCLSVALFGAMCLWSAYATSLRELILLRFLTGLGLGGAMPTAITMTSEFGPEKQRSLLVTSMFCGFTLGGALGGVVASQILPLHGWQGVLLFGGAMPLVLLPVLVWLLPESVRYLALSGRMQAQVTRTLRRIAPQEPLDHATFAVPENKLKGSPVRNLFSKGVIVGTVCLWLTFFMSLLVYYLLTSWLPTVINNTGVPLGMTALITAVLPLGSTVGAVLIGRLMDRHNPCLVLASSYLVAAVFILLIGVASTLPMLVFAVFGAGLGTGGSQTGVNALAAAYYPTFSRSSGVSWALGIGRVGSIVGSMVGGVLLAMHLGLPAMFVLVAIPAIVAALSMFGMARHEATLKASELARALPGSLKL is encoded by the coding sequence ATGGCGACGATCAGAACGGTCGATGTTCAGGACTTCATCAACTCGCACAAGCTATCGACGTATCAACTTCTGATCGTCGCGCTGTGTTTCCTGACAGTCGCATTCGATGGTTTCGATACGGCGAGCGCCGGATTTATCGCGCCTGCCATCAGGAAGCAATGGGCATTGAGCGCGCTTCAATTGGCGCCTGTGTTCGGCGGCGGCCTGTTTGGTCTGATGATAGGCGCGCTCCTGTTCGGTCCGCTCGCCGACCGGTTCGGACGCAAGCCGATACTCTGCCTTTCAGTCGCGCTTTTCGGTGCCATGTGCTTGTGGTCCGCCTACGCGACTTCCCTGCGCGAACTCATACTATTGCGGTTCCTGACTGGCCTGGGCCTCGGCGGAGCCATGCCGACGGCAATCACGATGACGTCCGAATTCGGTCCGGAGAAACAGCGCTCGCTATTGGTGACGAGCATGTTCTGCGGCTTCACGCTGGGTGGGGCATTGGGCGGCGTAGTCGCCTCGCAGATCCTGCCCCTGCATGGCTGGCAGGGCGTGCTGCTCTTCGGCGGAGCCATGCCACTGGTGCTACTGCCGGTTCTGGTGTGGCTGCTGCCCGAGTCTGTGCGGTACCTGGCGCTGTCCGGCCGGATGCAGGCGCAGGTGACCCGCACGCTCCGGCGCATCGCGCCTCAAGAGCCGCTCGATCATGCGACGTTCGCGGTCCCCGAGAACAAGCTCAAAGGCTCCCCCGTCCGCAATCTTTTCAGCAAAGGCGTGATCGTCGGCACCGTCTGCCTTTGGCTCACCTTCTTCATGAGTCTGCTGGTGTATTACCTGCTCACCAGCTGGCTGCCGACGGTCATTAACAACACTGGCGTCCCGCTAGGCATGACTGCGCTGATCACCGCGGTGCTGCCCTTGGGCAGCACCGTCGGCGCCGTGCTGATTGGCCGCCTGATGGACAGGCACAATCCATGTCTGGTGCTCGCAAGTTCCTATCTTGTGGCCGCCGTGTTTATCCTGCTTATCGGCGTTGCTTCGACGTTGCCGATGCTGGTGTTCGCAGTCTTTGGGGCGGGTCTTGGGACGGGCGGCTCGCAGACTGGTGTCAATGCGCTGGCGGCGGCCTACTATCCAACCTTCAGCCGCAGTTCCGGCGTAAGTTGGGCGCTAGGCATTGGCCGGGTGGGTTCGATCGTAGGCTCGATGGTTGGTGGAGTGCTGCTAGCCATGCATCTGGGCCTGCCCGCGATGTTCGTGCTGGTAGCGATTCCTGCTATCGTCGCTGCACTCAGCATGTTTGGCATGGCGCGCCATGAGGCAACACTCAAGGCGTCTGAACTTGCTCGAGCGCTCCCTGGTTCCCTCAAGCTTTAG
- a CDS encoding NAD(P)H-dependent flavin oxidoreductase — protein MKDSPNLLARLGVDLPIVQAPMAGVGTPALAAAVSNAGALGSLGVGAMNAQSARAAIHEIRALSGKPFNVNVFAHAPAVADRVREARWLAYLAPHFARFGATPPTALREIYTSFVEDDAMLEMLLDERPAMVSFHFGLPSAAKIAALRDAGIMLLASATNLDEAARIHAAGLDGIVAQGAEAGGHRGNFDPSAPDELLGTMALVRLIVREIPLPVIAAGGIMDGAGIAAALTLGAQAAQLGTAFVSSPESAADAAYRAALLSPHSRTTFISAISGRAARGIENRFSELGDDPARPALPDYPIAYDAGKALHAAAKAQGSAAYAAQWAGQAVQLSRAMPAAELVETLVRETRAAQRNQRNT, from the coding sequence ATGAAAGACTCTCCGAATCTGCTCGCCCGCCTGGGCGTCGACTTGCCGATCGTGCAGGCGCCGATGGCGGGCGTGGGCACGCCCGCGCTAGCGGCGGCGGTATCGAATGCAGGCGCATTGGGCTCGCTCGGTGTCGGTGCGATGAACGCACAGAGCGCGCGGGCGGCGATCCATGAAATTCGCGCGTTGAGCGGCAAGCCGTTTAACGTCAATGTGTTCGCCCATGCGCCGGCCGTTGCCGATCGCGTTCGCGAGGCGCGTTGGCTCGCGTATCTGGCGCCGCACTTCGCGCGCTTCGGGGCGACGCCGCCCACGGCGCTGCGTGAGATCTACACGAGTTTTGTCGAAGACGATGCGATGCTCGAGATGTTGCTCGACGAGCGTCCGGCGATGGTCAGCTTTCACTTCGGCTTGCCGTCGGCCGCGAAAATCGCGGCGTTGCGCGACGCCGGGATCATGCTGCTGGCGAGCGCCACCAACCTGGACGAAGCCGCTCGGATTCATGCAGCGGGGCTGGACGGCATCGTTGCGCAAGGCGCCGAGGCAGGAGGGCATCGAGGCAATTTCGACCCGTCGGCACCGGACGAATTGCTCGGCACGATGGCGCTCGTGCGACTGATCGTTCGCGAGATTCCGCTGCCGGTGATCGCGGCCGGCGGGATCATGGACGGCGCGGGCATCGCGGCTGCGTTGACGCTGGGCGCACAGGCGGCGCAACTCGGCACCGCATTCGTGTCATCGCCCGAATCGGCTGCCGACGCCGCGTATCGGGCCGCACTGCTGAGTCCTCACAGCCGCACGACGTTCATCAGCGCGATTTCCGGACGGGCGGCGCGCGGCATCGAGAACCGGTTCAGCGAACTGGGCGATGATCCGGCGCGACCCGCGCTGCCTGACTATCCCATTGCCTACGACGCCGGCAAGGCGTTGCATGCGGCCGCAAAAGCACAGGGAAGCGCGGCCTATGCGGCTCAATGGGCCGGGCAGGCCGTGCAGCTTTCGCGGGCGATGCCGGCGGCGGAGCTGGTCGAGACGCTAGTTCGCGAGACCCGCGCGGCGCAAAGGAATCAAAGGAATACATGA
- a CDS encoding MFS transporter → MNQPANAAAGGAGVGLTNHTTSYAARNTLYWRRNLFICVFGSFTTLVSLSMLLPFLPLYVQQLGVTSQAAVVQWSGVAFGATFLGTAVTAPLWGRLADRYGRKPMLVRAAVGMAIVMSLIGMAHNVTELIVLRLLAGLIGGYASASIVMIGTQAPRERAGWALGILSTGSLAGSLVGPLVGGLLPSLISIRSTFFAGGAMIAVAALLTILFVREDFHPGADAKAPASTGSAAPKLANRTVMITLLLTAMMVLLANMSIEPIITVYIAHLNVPTDHLARTAGIVMACSAFGSMLTAARLGALADRIGSWNVILGCLVLTGLVMVPQAFVTHWWQLALLRGLMGMTLAGLLPSIAKLVRQTVTENQSGTMLGYLQSAQFAGQVIGPLIGGVIGVHLGLHAVFFVTGSLLIGCAALGQVVRNRPMQA, encoded by the coding sequence ATGAATCAGCCAGCTAACGCCGCGGCCGGTGGAGCCGGGGTCGGGTTGACGAACCACACCACCAGCTACGCCGCACGAAACACACTCTACTGGCGCCGCAACCTGTTCATTTGCGTGTTCGGCTCGTTTACCACGCTCGTCAGTTTGAGCATGTTGCTGCCGTTTCTGCCGCTCTACGTGCAGCAACTCGGCGTAACTTCGCAGGCGGCGGTCGTGCAGTGGTCGGGCGTCGCGTTCGGCGCGACCTTTCTCGGCACGGCCGTCACGGCGCCGCTCTGGGGACGTCTCGCCGATCGTTATGGGCGCAAGCCGATGCTCGTGAGAGCGGCGGTCGGCATGGCGATTGTGATGTCCCTGATCGGCATGGCGCACAACGTGACCGAACTGATCGTGTTGCGACTGCTGGCCGGACTGATCGGCGGCTATGCATCGGCGTCGATTGTGATGATCGGCACCCAGGCGCCGCGCGAACGTGCGGGGTGGGCACTCGGCATCCTTTCGACCGGCTCGCTGGCCGGCAGTCTCGTGGGTCCGCTGGTGGGCGGTCTGCTGCCTTCGTTGATCAGCATTCGCAGTACGTTCTTTGCCGGCGGCGCCATGATCGCAGTCGCCGCGCTGCTGACGATCCTGTTCGTGCGCGAGGATTTTCACCCTGGTGCCGATGCCAAAGCGCCCGCATCAACCGGCTCCGCGGCGCCGAAGCTGGCCAACCGCACGGTGATGATCACGCTGCTGCTCACCGCGATGATGGTGCTGCTCGCCAATATGTCGATCGAGCCGATCATCACCGTCTATATCGCGCACCTCAATGTGCCCACGGACCATCTGGCCCGCACCGCCGGTATCGTGATGGCGTGCTCGGCGTTCGGCAGCATGCTGACCGCGGCGCGACTCGGCGCACTGGCGGATCGGATCGGCAGTTGGAACGTGATTCTCGGTTGCCTCGTGTTGACCGGACTCGTGATGGTGCCGCAAGCATTCGTCACGCACTGGTGGCAACTTGCGCTGCTGCGCGGATTGATGGGCATGACGCTGGCCGGCCTGTTGCCGTCGATCGCGAAACTGGTGCGGCAGACGGTCACCGAAAACCAGTCGGGAACGATGCTCGGATATCTTCAGTCCGCGCAATTCGCCGGTCAGGTTATCGGGCCGCTGATCGGCGGCGTGATAGGCGTGCATCTCGGCCTGCACGCTGTGTTCTTCGTCACGGGTTCGCTGTTGATCGGTTGTGCCGCGCTCGGTCAGGTTGTGCGCAATCGGCCGATGCAGGCGTGA
- a CDS encoding LysR family transcriptional regulator, whose product MNNPRIVERTSKRQFDDLMLGSIELFCLAAELESFTDAATAAGVTPAAVSRSVSRLEERMEVRLFVRTTRRIRLTEAGRTYYERCREALGQLVDAEREATGQQSAAAGVLRISMPTPYAHYRVLPILPAFRERHPQVRVDVHISNRNIDFAEEGFDLAIRGSAPGESNLIARKLEDAELVVVASRAYLSRAGTPSSVDDLARHDCIQFDLPSSGRKIPWLFKRGGQVQELFTDGGYSSAGDVLGGVTLARNGAGLFQTYRFVVEQDLVTGGLVEVLPAFGGASRPFVLLYPHKRHVSLRVRRFVDFLVETLGSTARDGATPSLLED is encoded by the coding sequence ATGAATAACCCGCGGATCGTTGAACGAACCAGCAAGCGCCAATTCGACGACTTGATGCTCGGCAGCATCGAGCTGTTCTGTCTCGCGGCGGAACTGGAGAGTTTTACGGACGCCGCCACCGCGGCCGGCGTCACGCCTGCGGCCGTGAGCCGCTCGGTGTCGCGGCTCGAGGAGCGCATGGAGGTGCGGCTCTTCGTCAGAACCACGCGCCGCATCCGGCTGACCGAAGCGGGCAGGACGTACTACGAGCGTTGCCGCGAGGCGCTCGGGCAACTCGTCGACGCGGAGCGCGAAGCGACCGGCCAGCAGTCCGCCGCCGCCGGCGTGTTGCGCATCAGCATGCCGACGCCCTATGCGCACTATCGCGTTCTGCCCATCCTGCCGGCGTTCCGCGAACGGCATCCGCAGGTGCGGGTCGACGTGCACATCAGCAATCGCAACATCGACTTCGCCGAAGAAGGTTTCGATCTGGCCATTCGCGGCAGCGCGCCCGGCGAATCGAATCTGATTGCCCGCAAGCTCGAAGACGCGGAACTGGTCGTGGTGGCCAGCCGCGCGTATCTGTCGCGCGCCGGAACGCCGTCGTCGGTCGACGACCTCGCGCGCCACGATTGCATCCAGTTCGACCTGCCGAGCAGCGGACGCAAGATTCCCTGGCTGTTCAAACGCGGTGGGCAAGTACAGGAGCTTTTCACCGACGGCGGCTATTCGAGCGCGGGCGACGTGCTGGGTGGCGTGACGCTGGCGCGCAACGGCGCGGGGCTGTTCCAGACGTATCGTTTCGTGGTCGAGCAGGATCTGGTGACCGGCGGTCTGGTGGAAGTGTTGCCGGCGTTCGGCGGCGCCTCGCGGCCGTTCGTGCTGTTGTATCCTCACAAGCGCCATGTGTCGTTGCGGGTGCGACGCTTCGTCGATTTTCTCGTCGAGACGCTCGGCTCCACGGCGCGCGACGGCGCCACGCCGTCCCTCCTCGAGGACTGA
- a CDS encoding tautomerase family protein, translated as MPYIKIEVTREGVTREQKAELIKGATDLVVRVLHKDPAATFVVIDEVDTDNWGWGGESITDIRARQR; from the coding sequence ATGCCGTACATCAAGATTGAGGTGACGCGCGAAGGCGTCACGCGCGAGCAGAAGGCCGAGTTGATCAAGGGCGCCACCGATCTCGTGGTGCGCGTGTTGCACAAGGACCCCGCGGCCACTTTTGTAGTGATCGACGAAGTCGATACGGACAATTGGGGCTGGGGGGGCGAATCGATCACGGACATACGCGCGCGGCAACGCTGA